GTGGTCATATCCTTTCATCGTTTTCCCAAGCCTTCTCTTCCAAAAGCAACTGTGTATCTTCACTTCTAAGGGCTTTTCCATTGATCCCCAACACATCTATTTTCTTGTCATCACATTTCACTTACATCTAGCCAGGGTCACTGTCCTTCGCCTGCTTACTGTGTTTTCAAACAAGCACCTTTGTACTTTCTCTGATACTGCCTCACATTGATGAATTCTCCATCAACCTTGCAAAACTGCCTCGAAAAATCATCCCTCAAAACCCACCTTTGATTCAGTGCCAGAAAAAGTCCCCTGTGGGTGACTGCAACTTGCCCCTCTGACCAAAAtccttttatcttttcctctcctgtctACATCTGTTGTCTTTTGTTCTACACACCACAAGACTTCTGGGGAGGTCATACAGGAACGTGTCTGTCTTAAACACGAGCCTGATTTATAGTACCATGCAGTACAGACGGACACTTTTTCAGAGCTCTGCACTGCCTCCGTAAGCCTTCTGTTGCACTCCATCACACAGGAGATCTTCCCTGATGCTgttttaccctttttttctgatgcCAGAACTTAAAGAGGTTTGAGGTTTGGCAAAGGGAGGTCTCTTGTGCCCACTCAGCATTATTGGCTCCTATACACACAGTTCTTATGTCACTAGAAGAAAAGCTCCTTTTGCACAGTGGACATACGAGTATGAGCCTTCATAAAAGTGCAACTTTTCTCTAATGCCCTTGACCAAACTCCACTACATTCAGGGACAGCTGACCAGGACTGGTAGTTTACTGCTACCCATAGTGGCCTGTTTACATTTTGCTAGTGCTGCAATTTTGTGCTTTTCAAAAGAATACGATTTTAAAATGTACCCCAAAAAAAGGCACGTTAAAGGAAGTAATGTATTCTTTCATTAACAATTTAAGTTACTTTTATAATTCACAGTGCCACTCGTGCTATAGGGCACACCATCCAGATGCTATTGCACACCTTATGCAGGCATGTTGCTCTGATGGTGCGAAGACATCCCATTCTTACAGAAAACCACATTTCCAGAAGCACCTGATAGGTACCACTTCTGTGTGAAAGTTCCTAGTTACTTTCCCTTCGTCCATCTCTCCCCAAAATTTTAGAACAGCGACTGTTCTAAAGGGTAACTTTACCTGGAACTCCGTAGCTTGGATTGTACTTGCACAGCATTgtgaacaaaacacagcacGTTTGTTTTGCTTGACTAAAGCAAGTACAAAGCAGCCAGCCGTATCAAGGAGGAAACTCAACACTTgtcttaaacaaaaataacagagTGGGGCCTGTGGCTGGTGCCGCAGCTCAGCCCCTTCTGCATACTTGCGGACTAAAAGTGATTTCCACAAGGTACCCAGTGCTGTGTAGCATCTGTACCAGCATCCAGTGCACAGACTATCTGCTGTAAACAAATCTACATCTACAATGCCGTTGTTGAGGACTGTGTCAGGTCACGCTCTTCCCAACTCACAAGTCTGCAGAGGAAACTGCTAAAGCTGCTTGTATTGCTGGTCTGCGGGAGGAGACTTACCACGGAGGAAACGGCAAATACTTTCTGAAGGAGCATGTCAGCAGCTTGGCCCTAAGAGTTAACTGCGAGTTCCATGGACACAACCTCAGTGCATCTTATGTCTAACCTCTGCAGCTACCTGACAGGATGAAGGAACTCCTCCGACTCAAAACGAAACAAAAGGTCTGGAGGGGAACGTACAAAGCACCCTGTgttctgcctctctgctctccGGGTAAAAGCAGCCTTACATGTATTCCTCTCCTGAGAGTCATGTCTTGTTTACCCCATTCTGCATTACTTGAGAGTTTTCAGGCCTTATAAGCAAGGGGATTCGAACAGATGCTTTGCTAAAATAGTCAGCCATCCTGAACCTGCCCGTAGGGTCTCAGGGGACTGACCGACCCGCCACAGAAAACCCCATTCCCCAAACGCAAAACCTCAGAGCCCGTCAAGATAACTATATCCTTCAGCTGCATTAGCACTATATAAAGACACCCTTTGCTACCATGGGAgtttaaaactaatttaaatttaattcagCTTTTCATAGAACAGAAGTCTTTGCTAGCACACATCTCATACACATCGAAAAACTGGCAACAATGTTGGCAAATTTTAACCGAATTTAATAGattcagctgtgttttcatgaATATAAAGCAAAAACTCTTTCTGCAAGATTCCATTTGTCCCAGGAGGGCTAAGTGGATCTCAGCAGATCTCAGGCAGTATACGGCTCAGCTGAGGACACATCAACTCCCCCGAGAAGCTGCGTGTTACAAAGGCACTTAGAGTTGCTGACAGCAGCTGCCATGAAAAGTTACAGCTGCGCTATCAGCTGAAAGTACCTGAGCACTTGCTGCCTACCTGGTGCTAAATTCAAGCCGGTGGGCTAGGAGGAGCACCCTTACCTGCCGAGAACAGCATTAGCTCTACGTTACATATGGCATAACTCAAAATGCAGATGCCGCTGTGGAAATTAAACACTACCTCCCTACCCAACTGACCTGCCTCTGGCTTGGCGCTAGAATTGCCACCGCCtggcaggtttttgttttgctttgagagCTGGAAAAGGTTCTGGAGCACAAAACTCAAATGATCATCTGTTCAGAGCTAAAGCTGCAATGCTGGCAAAAAAGAGGAACTTCACGAGTAATTAGTCTCTAAAGATTTTTGATTCCCGGTTGGTGCACGAGTATTAAACTGCAACTTTTTACAATACTTCAGTGAAAGCATCTAAAATGCAAGTCCCTTAGTAGTTGAATATCTAAATGTAGACACCGACACCACAGATTTGCTCtagaagcattttaatttacaaaCAGCAATTCCCATTGACTTTATACCATAAAAAAGGCAATTTACAAGCAAGAAACAAATTcatcagaacaaaataaagcagcactgaaatatTCATGTCACAAATCTAAAAACAAAGTGAATACAAGAGTAAAATAtcatttgaataaatattttaaaattcatgctATAAAATAGCTTAATGGCAAGTTATTAATTGTTACAGCATCAGCTTAGCTAGCTTCATTTACTTCATATGGTGATGAAGTGTGGAGTTGTGAGGTTACTGGTTTATATTGCAAGATAATGACACAAGTCAAGTCATTCAAACTGTTCAATTATTTACCATGAAAAACAACCATACAAATAAAAGttacttaaaaatacaattttcagtCAAACAACTGACTGTTGTTAACAGCCAGTTAAACACTGTTAAAGTCGTGCAAGAGCTCTACCTCTAACCAGACCGACCACCGGGGGCTTGCAACGCAAGTCCCGCGGCTGAATTCAGAGCACGGGTGGAGGGGAGACAGCGGTCGCTTGCATCTGCCATAGCGGGCGGGAGTTACTTAAACTAAACGAAACCTGCTCGGTTACCGACACTTGGCTTCGCGTCCCCTGAAGAAACACAGGAACGCGCCTCCCAGGATTACTTGcttgtttagctttttttttttaaaagtgtaaacTTGCGTAACTTAGTTAATGCTGTCACAGGGGTGTGCAAGTAGTATTAAATCTACAATATTAAACACAACTATTCTGGCACttgttaaaatatatgtaaaatgcACACAGATCATAAACTTTGAACATTTTGAATGACTTTACTAAACTTCCAATTCAATCACTGAGTATTATGAAATTTACAATTCATGAAATAAACAGATTCATATAAAGAATTTACATAATTCCCCAAATactttcaaatataaaatttaataaataacCCTGACCAGTCAAAAAGCACCATTCAAGGGTAAAACTCCCTTGGAAAATAGATTAGGTGTTGCATATTTGAGTCCCTTTCAATGGTTTCATGTGAAACCTGTTTAGAAAAATGACGATAAAAGAATCACAGTAAACTAATACAAAAATTCAaataagatatatatatatatatttaaaggtAAAGCTCATTCAATCTTTTCCCAGCCCTTGATTTTATTCCTGCTGTTCTTCCCATTATTCAGCCTAAACATATTAAGAGGCCTCATTGTTTTGTCTAAAAGTAAACCAAAGGCTGCAGCATAAAACATGAATTTATGCTTGGGAAGACTGCATTAAGAACTATCAGTTTAGGCCTACAGTATATTCTGCTGAACAGTGAATTGACAGTATCCTTTATGCCATTGAAAGGTTTCACACTAAAAAAAGCAGAGCCAATCTTGAGGCCTTATCGACCAACTGGAACTTCAAATATACTGTAAGTATTtacaaagctgttttctaaaCGTATTTacaagtttaaaagaaataatatggAAGATAACTGAtcaagaaaaactaaaataactgtttaaaaCCACAAACATTAGCAAAGGTATAAAATCCTTTATTTTCACAGTTTGTCATAATACGTTAAACATCTAGAGGAAAGGACACTGTCACGGTTTTCACATTTGTCTATAATTAAAAAGGTAGATTAAGAAGAGACTCAATTATGAACCAGCCTATATAATTTCAtgatttattttgctgtcaaatatttcttcacatattttattGACTTCTGCATTTATTGTAAATGAAATGTGTAACAGCTCTGTGCTAACTTAAAACTGTACAGGCACAAGACCCTGCACAGTACTTCCATCATTTACTTAAAATAACACAGCATACTCTGTTCTGGTGGACTTGTGAAATGAACTTCAGTCAGATAATGCTTCATGTTCCATGACAATGTTAGCCCTGGCATACCGTTATGTGACAAGGCACAATTTAATTGCTGTTGCCAGGTTTGAAGTTCGTTTTCTACCAGAGTCACACACTTTGTAAGTGTACGTGTAATGCTCGATGATGTTTATGCTCCCCTACGTATGCATCCTTTGAAGCACTGCTGAACTTTACAGTACTGTGTTATGGCTTGATAATTATTAACACTGCTAGCAGTGGAAAGGGTAAATGGCGTATCAACACGAATAGGAGCAAGCAGAACTTGCAAACTGCTGAATCTTGATGTTGTAGAAAAAGTGATCATTTCCTGCCCCTTAACAGTCCCGTCACAATGTTTTGAACCTGAACCTGTACAATCAAAGtgatggttttttgtttgtttttgtcagAGACAATTTTGGATAAGTCACTCTTTGGTAAACTCAAACCATTTTAACACATTTACAAATACAAAGAACTAGATTTAAATAATGTTAAGATTGTGACACAAGGAAAttcaagaaatataaaattagtACCCATATCCTGCTATCCTCAACTCAAACTTCCATGGAAAAAGTCACACCAAAGGCACCACAGCACAGGTCCAAGATAAAGGGTTAAAAATAACTGTACATTTCTTGGGTTTTGCATGTCTCAAACTTAATttatcaaaacacatttttttttcatttaattacttaaaacaaacatttaggaaaaaaacagtatcAGAAACACCAACATGTTTTTAAGTGGGTAAACATATAGACTACCTTCCCTAGACACAGACATATACTTTCCCTTACTGGAAACAAAAGTTCTATTGTTGCTTCAAGGAGAGAAACATCTCCCCACCGTCCGCCTCTTTAGTTAGGCAATTTTAGGACAAAGAGGCAAATCATGTACTCAATTTAACTGAAACTGCTCCAACGGAGCAGGTGGGGTTTATACTGTAAATCTGTATTTAGTGAAATTAATTCTTATTGCAGACTGTCACAATATTAAGAACTAGTGTATTTAATAAAGCTACTGCACAAATATGCCCCAACTTCACAGGAGCCAAAAAGGCTTTACAAGATAGCAAACCTACCTTTTTGCTCTCTCGTCATTTACTTTCTAAATTTCAGGAGCTGAACAGCACGTTCACAGatatattttccatatttgCTAAACAAACATAAGGCCCAATTATAtaaaacctgtattttaaagaaggaagtGATTAATTTAAATCTGTTCATCAGGTTAATTTTACACAGTAGCGTTTGCCAGTTCATGCTTTTGTGGTCTCTCAAGCTACTGTGTTTTTTGTTGCggtttgtttggggtgggttttttgtctgtttgttgttggttttggggttgggtttttttgtgtgtgtgttggttttatcttttttcttttgcttaacTGTTACCATTAGATTTCACATTTTATAGATTATACTGACGTAAATAACGAAGTTAgcaccatattaaaaaaaaattggtgaaacaaaaagatttagagtatttttaaagttgttgGTAGTTCCTTTATGCAGAAAACAACCACTGAAAATAGTAGGGAAGCCATAGCAACTCTGTAATACTCACACATGAAATAACAGACATATTGCTCGAAATTCCTGTAGAGTATTCGGtttttttatacaaaaaaaagtacaaattcCAAGTGCTGACATATCACTTGGAGGTTTAAGTAGGAAGTCAATGTGCACCTGAAAACGGCTCTCTCTGAAGAGCCCTATTAAAACACTGCTTGGAAATACTGTAGTTTAAACTGCAACATCTCTCTCAGGTTTTAACCAACCATGAAGAGTGATGAAGTTAAATTTAATTACCTGGTATGGTTCTACAGTACGAAATGAAGGTAGATTCTGAGGCCagtaaaaacacatttaaaaccaCAATGCTACTTTtaggtttgcttttttatatatatatatgtgtatatatatatagatatatctatctctatatatataaaaaggtCAGCACCACAGGTTGTCCAGCTTGCATTCCAGACAACTAACAAAACCCCTCAACAATTTAACCATAATTTAATAGATTTATGGCATTTGGTTTACATATGTTATAAAGCAAAGCTATTAAAACAAGGTAATTCACTTTGCTCACTTTTGCACACAAATTAATagtttaataaaatgaaaaccaaacaacattcttttaaaaccaaaaccatccTCCCAAAGTCTGAAGTCCTAAATCCTAAGCAGAGAGGAGACCTAGCAGTTGAAAGCGGTACATGGTATAAACCTTGACATATTTTTACATTCACCTCAACCAGAATAGGAAAAGTGAAAgcaaatttatatatataaagcaaatttatatatataaacagaCTAACTACCAAAAACAGTCAGTAAAAGCAAACAGATTTCATCATGACACACGGAAGGAATCACAGCTATAATATTCTCTCTCCCCACTGCTGTGTAACTCATTACCAGCAACAGgatttaggaaataaaataagggAGATTACAGCTTCTTGGTGTatccagcagagctgcccaTCTTATTCTAATATCTTTCTCCACTGGAATTTGTGTCTTGCCAAGATCAACCAGTAGGGAGACTTTAGCAGACTCTTCCTGTCCTTTCCCCAGCACACTGTCTTTTATATTTTGAGCAtcttcaaaagtaaaaaaaaacaaatgcgAACAACCCAGCCTCCTTCAAAAACAAAGAATATTTACGTAGTCTTCTCCAGAAACCATTTCAAACTGATTTCCAGAAGGTCAGGAAAATTAAAAGGCTGTTATACTTGTACTGAGGATTACTAAAAGAataagagatttaaaaaatacattagtaATGTGCTTGTTTGTGTTGCACTTAGAATGTAGTATTTTAATCAGATGTGTTAGACATTGCATGAATTTCCATACTAGAATCCATAGCTTCAGAAGCTGAAGCATCATTATCTACTTTCTGTTCCATAAATGCTTCTGTTCTGTCTGGAGACTCCACCCTGTTTCTTACCTCTGTTACCCCAGGGTGATTTTTTCGCAAGTGCTGGTTTAGCGTAccctggaaaggaaaacattttccacaGATCTCACAGCGAAAGGGCTTGTCATCTGTGTGACCACGAATATGATACTCAAGTTGGTCCTTGCGGGTGTATTTCTTCCCACAAAACTTGCACACAAAAGGAGTTATTCCCATGTGCAGTCGCATGTGTCGATCAAGGCTCCCTTTCTGGTTGAAAGACTTTCCGCAGTAAATACAAATTAGCCTCTCACTGTACGGATACCAATGAcctcttgcatttctttcccGAGGACTATTTTCATATCCTGGGTTACTCACAACGGATTCACCGTCAGCCCCTTGCACTAAGCCCTGAACATCACTATGCAAGTGACCAGAGGATACCCGTTTTTGGCGTGCGCGACCCCCTCTGAAACAGCCCAGCATTGACCTTGAAGGACTCGTATTGCTCAGGCTTCCGAAGGTTTCGGAAACACCTGTAGCCTGTGACGAGGCATGGGTAAACGAATAAACATGTTGTAAGACAGACCCATATGAACCAACATTTACTGCCACCACTTGCTCTCCATCCACCATTTCAGTATGATAGCCGTCATCACCAAGGGAAGAGCTATCAGAGCAGCTTGGCCTGTCAgacttttccattttaacttTCACCTCTGCAATCTGACTTTCTCTTACTATCAGGTCTCCTTGCTCATGATCGCCTTCAATCTGAATCTCATATTCAGAGATACTCCCACTGCTTCCTCTATCTGAATGCCCTTCTTCTTGCAGACGACTACGTAGAGTTTTGCCTGGAGTAGTTTCCATCCTAAGATCGCTGCCTGCTGTTGACTGTCGCACCTGAGAGCAATACGGAGGAGATATCTCAATAGGATTGGCAAAGTAGCTGCTGTCTTTAACTCCATTGCGGTTTTCTGAGTTTTCTTCAGCACCAACAGTGACAGAGTCAACGTCACCAACACTGATCTTTGAATGAATACTCTCCAGTATCTGTGTGCACTTATCAATGACGCACTGCATCTGTAGAAAGCTAGCTGCAGTTAGAAAACTAACAACATCCTTCAGCTGTAAGGACATCCTTCCAGtgtaacaaaaagaaagcaactgTTCAAAAACATTGGGATTTTTAATAACTGATATTGATAAGCCACTCATGGTGCTTAGTGCTGAATGGTCACGGAAATACGGAGAACTGGCAGCTAAGACAGCTTTATGGGCTCGAAATGGCTGACCCTGGATATGCACAATTATGTCACATAGCTTTCCTTGCAAGCGGAGTTCGTTTAACTGGCTCAGAACAGTGTTGCTGTACTCGGGCACATCAAACTGAATGAAACTGCTGCTGTCCATTTCTACTGATGTAAAGAgtaatctgaaagaaaaatgagaagattTACAACGGAGAATTAATACAGAGTTTTCCATTTCAATAATAAATGTTTgcactttttaaagttaaatcaCCACTTTGATCTGTTTAAGGTGTGTTACAACAAACAGTTGGTATAAATACTTGATATAATACAAAAAGTAGAGTCTCAATCTACCCGTTTCTTGCATTTCTATAATTTGATTTATCCCACTGCATCATTCACAGTTCAGTTGCTCACAACACATCACAGGCTCCATGGGAGTCTATGTCCTAAAAGGAACTTTGCAATTTCACTCCTTGGTAAGAACTGCAGTACAGTACCCCCACCCTCTcaaaagaatattaatttcatAGTCACTAGGTAAGTTAAAGACTTCAGAACCTTTGCAGGTCTTCAAGCCAGACACTAAAAATGCTTGCACGGAACTGCACTGTTAAATTGCCCAGGAATGATTTTTGGAAGGTACTTCATGAGGTTTGAAAAACCTGCTAAAGAAAAGCCACAGACGCATACGTGCGtgtgtgcatatacacacaataaaatatttttaaaaccccaTTCCTTAGGTCTAGATAGGTCCAATTTATTTCAGAGGAGACGAATATACTACACCAGTGGCATTTCTATTTAAACATTTaccttcttaaaaaataatctcaatgatgatttcagaaaagtaaaaatcaatCTTTCAATATTCACATCACAAAACAAGGAAATCCTagtgaaaggaaacatttcagtGTGGACTCAATTCCAAACTGTTTACCGAGTATGCCAGAGGTTCCCAGACAATGATGAATTTGTGCCAATATGCGAGGCAGCATTTGAAGGAAAAGTGTTTGAGCCACCCATGaaccttccctttttttttaaatgtccttttgtgatttaaattttttttcataaaccaTGATGTGAACTTTGAAGCTCATCTGACACAGCAGTGATTTCCTAGCTAGAATGATCTGACATTTAAATTCTAACCTAACTCAAAAGACATGAGTACTCAAACTTGCCTGTTACACTGGGAAAGGATGTTCCAAGAAGCTTTAGAGAAATGTATACATTTCAAAACATGATCTAAAGAAAAGCACTGAACCAATTTTTCATAGACTATTTTCataaaaagcacacacacacacttgtcCCCTGGTGAGAGTCTATCTGCAGCAGACATCACCTTACATTTCCAAGACTGGGCCCCTAATCAAGTACCCAAGAATCTTCAGacttttattgctatttttgttcttattaaTGCAGAAGTCTAAAGATATAATATTGCCACCATACCTGCTTTTCCAATTGAACAAACAGATCTGAACATCATCCATTGACTTCTGATGCAGGAGTCATGTCCAATGTATCACAACATActagtggatttttttttctatttatgtcTTATGTTACATGCTGTAATGGGACATATGAACAATTTGAATCAAATTATGAAAATTCAGACActctaaaaacaaaagcaacaggtAGGAATACAGTAAAAAGCCTACAAGGAAGAACTGGAGCTATATCAGCTGTCACTTAAAACTAATAATCTTCACAAATGGAACttttcagcagagaaacaaGACAGCCAGCTTCCTGACTCAACTAACATTATGTCTGATTTAGAAAACTGTCAAAAACTCTcacacagcattaaaaaatcAGGTTATCAGAGTTGCTAAAGATGTTCTATAAGTTACCAATGTGTCATAGATACTTCATCATCATTTTTACAGTTGTAATGTAAAAGCGGGGGAGAAGATGTTTTATATGCTCTTATATCTGATGAGAGAAATAAAGACTAAAAGATGGTTAACTGAAGAGATATGCTCGCAGCCATCTATACAAAGATAGCTTTGGCAGGACAGTTCTTTTATTCAGTGAACAACGCTACAAAATGATTCAGAGCTTGTGAGCTGATTCAAGTCACACATAGGTCAGAAATCAAACAttacaacaaacaaacaaagcctaGTCTAACTAGTACTTAAACAGGCAGAATAACCCTGCTATTCCGAGCATCCCAGCAGGTTGTGCAGAGAACCACCGTTCAAGTCCCTGGCAGACGCACTGACTCCATGGGAGAGACAGAAGTCTCAGCAGTTGGGATACATGTTTGTCACCTTCCCTCTCACTTGACAGGGCATCAGGCTTCCCTACAAACCCAACACAGGTCACTGCCTTTAATCTGTGGGGCTTATGAGCCATGCACAGATGCAATATCAGGGCATTCCTGATGAAGCTTCTCTCTGCGAAGTGGAGGAAGACCTTTTGTTGCCCTGAAATGTCATGAGTTGACAAGTTACCTAGGTTGAGGACTGTGTACAAACTACAACACCAGTCCCCAGCAGCGATAATTTGTCATTCCTGCATCATTTCGGATCCTTAAACTAGGGAACCAGACCTTGGTCAAGCCTCCCTCAAATCCCATCAgaaattactaattttttttttgcatctagAATGTAAAGGAAGTTTGCCATACATAGAAAGTGGCCCTCCTCCTTGCCCTAAGGGCTCGTACTCAGCAAAACGGAGAACTTAGTCCtagacaaaatattaaaatacaaactgtCACCACCAGCATTAGCCCAGACAGAAGGAATGAATTAAGGATAGGCACCTGAGCAGAAAGAAGGTAGACATTTTATGCTttgccacagagaaaaaaaaaaaaaagttcttttgaTCACAGCACCTTAGCATCTCTAGATTAATTAACACGCCCTAGGACATGGCCACACATTGAAAATGGACTGTGAACACACACCAGAGAAATCATGAGAACCAGGAAGAGAGGGACACCAAGAGGAATGAGATCCTCAGTGATCCTTCCACATCACAACTCTGTTAGAACATCTAATTTTCTCCAAAGGCATATATACCTACAAGCAATTCTACATCCTTGTTCTCAGAGttgtttcatctttcttttgggaaacaaagcagcttattttccttaaaatgttAGGAGTAAACAGCACGAACCCTGGCAGTGAGGGGAGAGGATGATGGAGTTAAAGGTCTGTAAGTGTGGCTGTCAGTGCAGCAGATgagcagtaaaaaacagaaatagggACCAAGGGAACATACAGTATTGCTTTGAAAGCAAACACACAGATCAA
The Phalacrocorax carbo chromosome 18, bPhaCar2.1, whole genome shotgun sequence DNA segment above includes these coding regions:
- the ZBTB34 gene encoding zinc finger and BTB domain-containing protein 34 isoform X1, which gives rise to MDDVQICLFNWKSRLLFTSVEMDSSSFIQFDVPEYSNTVLSQLNELRLQGKLCDIIVHIQGQPFRAHKAVLAASSPYFRDHSALSTMSGLSISVIKNPNVFEQLLSFCYTGRMSLQLKDVVSFLTAASFLQMQCVIDKCTQILESIHSKISVGDVDSVTVGAEENSENRNGVKDSSYFANPIEISPPYCSQVRQSTAGSDLRMETTPGKTLRSRLQEEGHSDRGSSGSISEYEIQIEGDHEQGDLIVRESQIAEVKVKMEKSDRPSCSDSSSLGDDGYHTEMVDGEQVVAVNVGSYGSVLQHVYSFTHASSQATGVSETFGSLSNTSPSRSMLGCFRGGRARQKRVSSGHLHSDVQGLVQGADGESVVSNPGYENSPRERNARGHWYPYSERLICIYCGKSFNQKGSLDRHMRLHMGITPFVCKFCGKKYTRKDQLEYHIRGHTDDKPFRCEICGKCFPFQGTLNQHLRKNHPGVTEVRNRVESPDRTEAFMEQKVDNDASASEAMDSSMEIHAMSNTSD
- the ZBTB34 gene encoding zinc finger and BTB domain-containing protein 34 isoform X2 produces the protein MDSSSFIQFDVPEYSNTVLSQLNELRLQGKLCDIIVHIQGQPFRAHKAVLAASSPYFRDHSALSTMSGLSISVIKNPNVFEQLLSFCYTGRMSLQLKDVVSFLTAASFLQMQCVIDKCTQILESIHSKISVGDVDSVTVGAEENSENRNGVKDSSYFANPIEISPPYCSQVRQSTAGSDLRMETTPGKTLRSRLQEEGHSDRGSSGSISEYEIQIEGDHEQGDLIVRESQIAEVKVKMEKSDRPSCSDSSSLGDDGYHTEMVDGEQVVAVNVGSYGSVLQHVYSFTHASSQATGVSETFGSLSNTSPSRSMLGCFRGGRARQKRVSSGHLHSDVQGLVQGADGESVVSNPGYENSPRERNARGHWYPYSERLICIYCGKSFNQKGSLDRHMRLHMGITPFVCKFCGKKYTRKDQLEYHIRGHTDDKPFRCEICGKCFPFQGTLNQHLRKNHPGVTEVRNRVESPDRTEAFMEQKVDNDASASEAMDSSMEIHAMSNTSD